A genomic stretch from Zeimonas sediminis includes:
- a CDS encoding glutathione S-transferase family protein, protein MTAITLHHCVAARSFRPLWMLEEIGLPYSLKVLPFPPRQHDRSYLEVNPAGTVPAFFDGTMRMTESAAICHYLAARHSPGALNVEVDEPDFGPYLNWLHFGEATLTFPQTLVLRYGRFEAWERRLPQVVEDYSRWFLARLRTLEPLLADREFLCAGRFTAADVSVGYALLVAGHVGLDAGFTPSVRAYWERLRVRPAFLRAQAAEREAALAQGVSPLPAPDTPGPD, encoded by the coding sequence CACCCTGCACCACTGCGTTGCCGCCCGCTCCTTCCGCCCGCTGTGGATGCTCGAGGAGATCGGCCTGCCGTACTCGCTGAAAGTGCTGCCCTTCCCGCCTCGCCAGCACGATCGCTCGTACCTCGAGGTGAATCCGGCAGGCACGGTGCCGGCCTTCTTCGACGGCACGATGCGGATGACCGAGTCGGCCGCGATCTGCCACTACCTGGCCGCCCGCCACTCGCCGGGCGCGCTGAACGTGGAGGTCGACGAGCCGGACTTCGGCCCCTACCTGAACTGGCTGCACTTCGGCGAGGCCACGCTGACCTTCCCGCAGACGCTGGTGCTGCGCTACGGCCGCTTCGAGGCGTGGGAGCGCCGCCTTCCGCAGGTGGTCGAGGACTACTCGCGATGGTTCCTCGCGCGGCTGCGCACGCTGGAGCCCCTGCTCGCCGACCGGGAGTTCCTCTGTGCGGGCCGCTTCACCGCGGCCGACGTGTCGGTCGGCTACGCGCTGCTGGTCGCCGGGCACGTAGGCCTCGACGCCGGGTTCACGCCTTCGGTGCGCGCCTACTGGGAGCGCCTGCGCGTTCGCCCGGCCTTCCTGCGCGCCCAGGCCGCCGAGCGCGAGGCTGCGCTCGCGCAGGGCGTGTCGCCGCTGCCGGCGCCGGATACACCGGGCCCGGATTGA
- a CDS encoding SLC13 family permease, which yields MTTDQMLILAILTVTVAMFLWGRWRHDMVAMGALLACVLAGLVPAGETFAGFGHPAVITVACVLVLSQGLYNSGAVDALTRTVIPGSAGPTVTIAALTALAALLSGFMNNVGALALLMPVAIQVASRQSLPPGKVLMPLAFGSILGGMTTLVGTPPNLIVAGFREQSGAGAFGMFDFTPVGLAVALAGVAFVALVGWRLVPARERAGADSFETAAYLTEARVPEDSKADGMTLNQIETALERAGAQVVGLVRNEVRVTAPSAHRLVRAGDILVIEADVEALAEALSGLGLKLEESKRPAEEEEGEEGEGAGKDEGAGKRRKGDEGEQAGKRDKAGKSEKAGEGEKAGGSENGERNEQRGQDEGDAGDKRRADEIALVELAVLPAAAIAGRSASDIELRTRYGINLLALSRQGRRSTARLRTMAIRPGDVLLMQGPPDSLAQFAAWAGCVPLAERSLRIPSRRKAIMASAIMAASIAVAAFGLLPAAASFALGVLASMALRTVPPRQVYEAVDWTVIVLLAALIPVAGAMEATGTADLIARFLLEGVAQGHAVLALGLILVVTMTLSDLMNNAATAAVMCPIALGAAGQLGVNPDAFLMAVAIGASCAFLTPIGHQNNTLILGPGGFRFGDYWRLGLPLELLVVAVSLPMLLIVWQI from the coding sequence GCGATGGGCGCGCTGCTCGCCTGCGTGCTGGCCGGCCTGGTGCCGGCCGGCGAGACCTTCGCCGGCTTCGGGCACCCGGCGGTGATCACGGTAGCCTGCGTGCTGGTGCTGAGCCAGGGGCTCTACAACTCGGGCGCGGTCGACGCGCTGACCCGCACCGTGATCCCGGGTTCGGCCGGGCCCACGGTCACGATCGCCGCGCTGACCGCGCTCGCGGCCCTGCTGTCGGGCTTCATGAACAACGTGGGGGCGCTGGCGCTGCTGATGCCGGTGGCGATCCAGGTCGCGTCGCGCCAGTCGCTTCCGCCCGGCAAGGTGCTGATGCCGCTGGCCTTCGGCTCGATCCTGGGCGGCATGACCACGCTGGTCGGCACGCCGCCGAACCTGATCGTCGCGGGCTTTCGCGAGCAGTCGGGCGCCGGCGCCTTCGGGATGTTCGACTTCACGCCGGTCGGCCTCGCGGTGGCGCTGGCCGGGGTCGCCTTCGTGGCGCTGGTCGGATGGCGGCTGGTGCCCGCGCGCGAGCGGGCGGGCGCCGACAGCTTCGAGACCGCGGCCTACCTGACCGAGGCGCGCGTGCCCGAGGACAGCAAGGCCGACGGCATGACGCTGAACCAGATCGAGACGGCGCTGGAGCGGGCGGGCGCCCAGGTCGTGGGCCTCGTGCGCAACGAGGTCAGGGTGACCGCGCCGAGCGCGCATCGTCTGGTCAGGGCCGGCGACATCCTGGTGATCGAGGCCGACGTGGAGGCGCTGGCCGAGGCGCTCTCGGGCCTGGGGCTGAAGCTGGAGGAGTCGAAGAGGCCCGCGGAAGAAGAGGAAGGCGAGGAAGGCGAAGGGGCCGGGAAGGACGAAGGGGCCGGGAAGCGCAGGAAGGGCGACGAGGGCGAGCAGGCCGGAAAGCGCGACAAGGCAGGAAAGAGCGAGAAAGCCGGCGAGGGCGAGAAAGCCGGCGGGAGCGAGAACGGCGAGCGGAACGAGCAACGCGGGCAGGACGAGGGAGATGCGGGCGACAAGCGCCGTGCCGACGAGATCGCGCTCGTCGAACTGGCGGTGCTGCCAGCCGCGGCGATCGCCGGCCGCTCGGCCAGCGACATCGAGCTGCGCACGCGCTACGGCATCAACCTGCTGGCGCTGTCGCGCCAGGGCAGGCGCTCGACCGCGAGGCTGCGAACGATGGCGATCCGGCCCGGCGACGTGCTGCTGATGCAGGGGCCGCCCGACTCGCTTGCGCAGTTCGCGGCATGGGCCGGGTGCGTGCCGCTGGCCGAGCGCTCGCTGCGCATTCCCAGCCGTCGCAAGGCGATCATGGCCAGCGCGATCATGGCCGCGTCGATCGCGGTGGCCGCCTTCGGCCTGCTGCCGGCCGCTGCGTCGTTCGCGCTCGGCGTGCTCGCGTCGATGGCCTTGCGGACCGTGCCGCCGCGCCAGGTCTACGAGGCGGTGGACTGGACGGTCATCGTGCTGCTCGCCGCGCTGATCCCGGTCGCTGGCGCGATGGAAGCCACCGGCACCGCCGACCTGATCGCGCGCTTCCTGCTCGAAGGCGTCGCGCAGGGACACGCGGTGCTGGCGCTGGGCCTGATCCTGGTCGTCACGATGACGCTGTCCGACCTGATGAACAACGCGGCCACCGCGGCGGTCATGTGCCCGATCGCGCTGGGCGCGGCCGGCCAGCTCGGCGTGAATCCCGACGCCTTCCTGATGGCGGTCGCGATCGGCGCCTCCTGTGCCTTCCTGACGCCGATCGGCCACCAGAACAACACGCTGATCCTGGGGCCGGGCGGCTTCCGCTTCGGCGACTACTGGCGGCTGGGCCTGCCGCTCGAGCTGCTGGTCGTCGCGGTCAGCCTGCCGATGCTGCTGATCGTCTGGCAGATCTGA